In a genomic window of Callithrix jacchus isolate 240 chromosome 22, calJac240_pri, whole genome shotgun sequence:
- the TMED1 gene encoding transmembrane emp24 domain-containing protein 1 isoform X1, protein MMAASAALALALWLLMPPVGVAGAGPPPIQDGEFTFLLPAGRKQCFYQSAPANASLETEYQVIGGAGLDVDFTLESPQGVLLVSESRKADGVHTVEPTEAGDYKLCFDNSFSTISEKLVFFELIFDSLQDDEEVEGWAEAVEPEEMLDVKMEDIKESIETMRTRLERSIQTLTLLRAFEARDRNLQEGNLERVNFWSAVNVAVLLLVAMLQVCTLKRFFQDKRPVPT, encoded by the exons ATGATGGCGGCCAGCGCGGCCCTAGCCCTGGCCTTATGGCTACTAATGCCACCAGTAGGGGTGGCAGGGGCGGGACCCCCGCCAATCCAGGACGGTGAGTTCACGTTCCTGTTGCCGGCGGGGAGGAAGCAGTGTTTCTACCAGTCTGCGCCGGCTAACGCAAGCCTCGAGACCGAGTACCAG GTAATCGGAGGTGCTGGGCTGGACGTGGACTTCACGCTGGAGAGCCCTCAGGGCGTGCTGTTGGTCAGCGAGTCCCGCAAGGCTGATGGGGTACACAC GGTGGAGCCAACGGAGGCCGGGGACTACAAGCTGTGCTTTGACAACTCCTTCAGCACCATCTCCGAGAAGCTGGTGTTCTTTGAACTGATCTTTGACAGCCTGCAGGATGACGAGGAGGTCGAAGGATGGGCAGAGGCTGTGGAGCCCGAGGAGATGCTGGATGTTAAAATGGAGGACATCAAG GAGTCCATTGAGACTATGCGGACCCGGCTGGAACGCAGCATCCAGACGCTGACGCTGCTGAGGGCCTTCGAGGCACGTGACCGCAACCTGCAAGAGGGGAACTTGGAGCGGGTCAACTTCTGGTCGGCTGTCAATGTGGCggtgctgctgctggtggccATGCTGCAGGTCTGCACGCTCAAGCGCTTCTTCCAGGACAAGCGCCCAGTGCCCACATAG
- the TMED1 gene encoding transmembrane emp24 domain-containing protein 1 isoform X2: protein MRVEARGAAIGTGWGRTGCGCAGIQVIGGAGLDVDFTLESPQGVLLVSESRKADGVHTVEPTEAGDYKLCFDNSFSTISEKLVFFELIFDSLQDDEEVEGWAEAVEPEEMLDVKMEDIKESIETMRTRLERSIQTLTLLRAFEARDRNLQEGNLERVNFWSAVNVAVLLLVAMLQVCTLKRFFQDKRPVPT, encoded by the exons ATGAGGGTGGAGGCAAGGGGCGCAGCCATTGGGACAGGTTGGGGCAGGACCGGTTGTGGGTGTGCCGGCATTCAG GTAATCGGAGGTGCTGGGCTGGACGTGGACTTCACGCTGGAGAGCCCTCAGGGCGTGCTGTTGGTCAGCGAGTCCCGCAAGGCTGATGGGGTACACAC GGTGGAGCCAACGGAGGCCGGGGACTACAAGCTGTGCTTTGACAACTCCTTCAGCACCATCTCCGAGAAGCTGGTGTTCTTTGAACTGATCTTTGACAGCCTGCAGGATGACGAGGAGGTCGAAGGATGGGCAGAGGCTGTGGAGCCCGAGGAGATGCTGGATGTTAAAATGGAGGACATCAAG GAGTCCATTGAGACTATGCGGACCCGGCTGGAACGCAGCATCCAGACGCTGACGCTGCTGAGGGCCTTCGAGGCACGTGACCGCAACCTGCAAGAGGGGAACTTGGAGCGGGTCAACTTCTGGTCGGCTGTCAATGTGGCggtgctgctgctggtggccATGCTGCAGGTCTGCACGCTCAAGCGCTTCTTCCAGGACAAGCGCCCAGTGCCCACATAG
- the TMED1 gene encoding transmembrane emp24 domain-containing protein 1 isoform X4, whose amino-acid sequence MMAASAALALALWLLMPPVGVAGAGPPPIQDGEFTFLLPAGRKQCFYQSAPANASLETEYQVIGGAGLDVDFTLESPQGVLLVSESRKADGVHTVEPTEAGDYKLCFDNSFSTISEKLVFFELIFDSLQDDEEVEGWAEAVEPEEMLDVKMEDIKTDLSWLPRLECSGAISAHCNLYLSGVH is encoded by the exons ATGATGGCGGCCAGCGCGGCCCTAGCCCTGGCCTTATGGCTACTAATGCCACCAGTAGGGGTGGCAGGGGCGGGACCCCCGCCAATCCAGGACGGTGAGTTCACGTTCCTGTTGCCGGCGGGGAGGAAGCAGTGTTTCTACCAGTCTGCGCCGGCTAACGCAAGCCTCGAGACCGAGTACCAG GTAATCGGAGGTGCTGGGCTGGACGTGGACTTCACGCTGGAGAGCCCTCAGGGCGTGCTGTTGGTCAGCGAGTCCCGCAAGGCTGATGGGGTACACAC GGTGGAGCCAACGGAGGCCGGGGACTACAAGCTGTGCTTTGACAACTCCTTCAGCACCATCTCCGAGAAGCTGGTGTTCTTTGAACTGATCTTTGACAGCCTGCAGGATGACGAGGAGGTCGAAGGATGGGCAGAGGCTGTGGAGCCCGAGGAGATGCTGGATGTTAAAATGGAGGACATCAAG acagATCTCtcttggttacccaggctggagtgcagtggtgcgatctcagctcactgcaacctctacctctcag GAGTCCATTGA
- the TMED1 gene encoding transmembrane emp24 domain-containing protein 1 isoform X3, whose product MMAASAALALALWLLMPPVGVAGAGPPPIQDGEFTFLLPAGRKQCFYQSAPANASLETEYQVIGGAGLDVDFTLESPQGVLLVSESRKADGVHTVEPTEAGDYKLCFDNSFSTISEKLVFFELIFDSLQDDEEVEGWAEAVEPEEMLDVKMEDIKTDLSWLPRLECSGAISAHCNLYLSGSSDSPASAS is encoded by the exons ATGATGGCGGCCAGCGCGGCCCTAGCCCTGGCCTTATGGCTACTAATGCCACCAGTAGGGGTGGCAGGGGCGGGACCCCCGCCAATCCAGGACGGTGAGTTCACGTTCCTGTTGCCGGCGGGGAGGAAGCAGTGTTTCTACCAGTCTGCGCCGGCTAACGCAAGCCTCGAGACCGAGTACCAG GTAATCGGAGGTGCTGGGCTGGACGTGGACTTCACGCTGGAGAGCCCTCAGGGCGTGCTGTTGGTCAGCGAGTCCCGCAAGGCTGATGGGGTACACAC GGTGGAGCCAACGGAGGCCGGGGACTACAAGCTGTGCTTTGACAACTCCTTCAGCACCATCTCCGAGAAGCTGGTGTTCTTTGAACTGATCTTTGACAGCCTGCAGGATGACGAGGAGGTCGAAGGATGGGCAGAGGCTGTGGAGCCCGAGGAGATGCTGGATGTTAAAATGGAGGACATCAAG acagATCTCtcttggttacccaggctggagtgcagtggtgcgatctcagctcactgcaacctctacctctcaggttcaagtgattctcctgcctcagcctcctaa